In one Culex quinquefasciatus strain JHB chromosome 2, VPISU_Cqui_1.0_pri_paternal, whole genome shotgun sequence genomic region, the following are encoded:
- the LOC6031709 gene encoding LOW QUALITY PROTEIN: uncharacterized protein LOC6031709 (The sequence of the model RefSeq protein was modified relative to this genomic sequence to represent the inferred CDS: inserted 7 bases in 5 codons), with protein MSSLDAADTVWLEELLQDVQLEHFLPRIRDELQITRLAHFDYVHVDDLEKIGLGKPGIRRLMEAVKKRKAQQWRRNILSKLIGGGKQQPQKKSSAVPRENEEPSALALTCLIHEKDVTMSIKLGDGSFGVVRRGEWMAPGGQIVPVAVKILKADTLSQPGVIEDFFKEVQAMHTLNHANLVRLHGVVLSQPMMMVTELAANGSLLDTLRKQCKNTSLPTIWNWAVQVSTGMAYLESKRFLHRDLACRNVLLAAGNKIKIGDFGLMRALPQQEDCYVMTEHKKXPFPWCXPESLRYRQFSHASDTWMFAVTLWEMFTFGEDPWVGLNGSQILRKIDREGERLHHPDACPPDVYQLMLQCWDKTPAERPTFAAIKEFLSGTSPTVYRAVMNYNTPNRLVLEQGDSIAVIDDRPELQFIKGQNQRTFDIGTFPRHAVVDASKHNRGGSGTISRPLHDSFRHTAHGTPFGTSWGNPSTLEMNGEVKLRSKNKDTLNADRRGKCVSEQYVKERKSNAHKQFSYNKLVNENHHKMKLQQQQQMLKDGKNRPLRPPQPQNLPHGSAEGILIDLSSPDGDPGAIGAPVTAGGTVAGGMQFTSILDEPIEVPTEGDDPDYQVGYLEQQQQQQVPTRLQPPPYQMPPKYTNTMNIGEVDGEPDPFDTRSVFQMETSVASNATSDYEXGPSSVVSARDLMASIKRQQTLEEMDAAGPSTSMAIYGNVSRGAVSKINSNYGKVSDLDDLSSSMIASINSSSAGQNTSGSSYGSLSQGLNDSLDVNLSNLTLDNSEPAPPASLLNVTPXKLDKTFLAELEKDIYKHEPNALNNSHAYAAFKAHTSKDDTVNHISSLMSSLSKYDSTSAFTPDQEVASGKNLNANLHQIYANNSVESFQPRRLYESTAQLSPKKQNNTAQMTVDTNSVVTQMWMERNTPSTASSGELTYGNLPPPGQSPQKAVAHNYVAVSNRPLSRIQNDTRLYSSTPNVAAINLAAQQLQQLQNQQHPPPQNIYNSVYNGNDVYSTIGSDIYDTVAATPASYYERVPAPGGLQIYNNVQPVLYDEVSDDLLRPTRPAPTAPXSSQQIQRRLDRLAQQDQQVAALMGELGEEASEAEARDSLTAVNWDHTLAVRHFKIERLCRLGVANRTKCEEALLKTGWSVQLAASILLET; from the exons ATGTCGTCGTTGGACGCGGCCGACACGGTCTGGCTGGAGGAGCTGCTGCAGGATGTCCAGCTGGAGCACTTTTTGCCGCGGATTCGGGACGAGCTGCAGATTACGCGGTTGGCGCACTTTGACTATGTGCACGTGGACGATTTGGAGAAGATTGGGCTGGGAAAGCCCGGCATTCGTCGGTTGATGGAGGCTGTGAAGAAGCGGAAGGCGCAACAGTGGCGGAGGAACATCCTGTCTAAGTTGATTGGCGGGGGGAAGCAGCAGCCACAGAAGAAGAGTTCGGCGGTTCCGAGGGAGAACGAGGAACCTTCGGCGCTGGCGTTGACctgtttgatccacgagaaggATGTGACGATGTCGATTAAGCTCGGGGATGGGTCGTTTGGGGTGGTGAGGAGGGGCGAGTGGATGGCACCGGGGGGTCAGATTGTTCCGGTGGCGGTGAAGATCTTGAAGGCGGACACGCTGAGTCAACCGGGGGTCATTGAGGACTTTTTCAAGGAGGTTCAAGCGATGCACACGTTGAACCACGCGAACTTGGTTCGACTGCATGGGGTTGTGCTGTCGCAGCCTATGATGATGGTTACGGAGTTGGCCGCCAACGGTTCGTTGCTGGACACTTTGAGGAAACAGTGCAAAAACACCTCGCTTCCAACCATCTGGAACTGGGCGGTGCAAGTGTCCACCGGAATGGCTTACCTCGAGAGTAAACGCTTCCTCCATCGAGATCTTGCCTGTCGAAACGTCCTGCTAGCGGCCGGGAACAAAATTAAAATCGGCGACTTTGGCCTCATGCGAGCGCTCCCGCAACAGGAAGATTGCTACGTCATGACCGAACACAAAA TCCCCTTCCCGTGGT GCCCGGAATCGCTCCGCTATCGGCAGTTTAGCCACGCGTCCGACACGTGGATGTTCGCCGTGACGCTGTGGGAGATGTTCACCTTCGGTGAGGATCCTTGGGTCGGGTTGAACGGGTCGCAGATCTTGAGGAAGATTGACCGCGAAGGCGAGCGGTTGCACCACCCGGATGCGTGCCCTCCGGATGTGTACCAGCTAATGTTGCAGTGCTGGGACAAAACGCCGGCCGAACGGCCTACCTTTGCCGCCATCAA GGAATTCCTGTCGGGAACGTCACCGACCGTTTATCGAGCCGTCATGAACTACAACACGCCGAACCGGTTAGTGTTGGAGCAGGGTGATTCGATAGCGGTGATTGACGATCGGCCCGAGCTGCAGTTCATCAAGGGTCAGAACCAGCGCACCTTCGACATTGGGACGTTTCCGAG ACATGCCGTGGTGGACGCCAGTAAGCACAACCGAGGCGGTTCCGGGACGATCAGCCGACCTCTGCATGATTCTTTCCGGCATACGGCCCACGGCACCCCGTTCGGCACGTCCTGGGGTAACCCGAGCACGCTAGAGATGAACGGCGAAGTGAAGCTGAGAA GTAAAAACAAGGACACGCTGAACGCGGATCGCCGCGGCAAATGCGTCTCTGAGCAGTACGTGAAGGAACGCAAGAGCAACGCCCACAAGCAGTTTTCGTACAACAAACTGGTCAACGAGAATCATCACAAGATGaaactgcagcagcagcagcagatgttGAAGGATGGTAAGAACCGTCCGCTGCGACCTCCTCAACCGCAGAATCTCCCGCACGGTTCGGCGGAAGGAATCTTGATTGATCTGTCCTCGCCGGATGGCGATCCGGGAGCGATTGGAGCTCCGGTGACGGCTGGTGGCACTGTTGCCGGTGGCATGCAATTTACGAGTATTTTGGACGAACCGATTGAAGTGCCAACTGAGGGGGATGATCCCGACTATCAGGTGGGGTAtttggagcagcagcagcagcagcaggtgccGACTCGGTTGCAACCTCCGCCGTATCAGATGCCTCCAAAGTACACCAATACCATGAACATCGGGGAGGTTGACGGCGAACCGGATCCGTTCGATACGAGGTCGGTGTTTCAGATGGAGACTAGCGTTGCGAGCAACGCAACGTCGGATTACGA TGGACCTTCTAGTGTGGTGAGTGCGAGGGATTTGATGGCCTCCATCAAGAGGCAGCAAACGCTGGAAGAGATGGACGCTGCTGGCCCTTCGACGTCGATGGCGATCTATGGAAATGTTAGTAGAGGAGCTGTTTCCAAGATCAATTCAAACTACGGAAAGGTTAGCGATTTGGATGACCTGTCCAGTTCGATGATTGCCAGTATAAACAGCAGTTCGGCGGGACAGAACACTTCGGGAAGTTCTTATGGAAGCTTGAGTCAAGGCTTGAACGACTCGTTGGACGTCAATTTGAGCAATCTAACGCTGGACAACAGCGAACCTGCTCCACCGGCGAGTCTTCTGAACGTCACAC AAAAACTCGACAAGACCTTCCTCGCGGAACTGGAAAAGGACATCTACAAGCACGAGCCAAACGCGCTGAACAACTCCCACGCCTACGCCGCCTTCAAAGCGCACACTTCCAAAGACGACACCGTGAATCACATATCCAGCCTGATGAGCTCGCTGTCCAAGTACGACAGCACAAGTGCTTTCACGCCCGACCAGGAGGTGGCCTCCGGCAAAAACTTGAACGCAAACTTGCATCAAATCTATGCCAACAACTCGGTTGAAAGTTTTCAACCGCGTAGACTCTACGAAAGCACCGCGCAGCTCTCGCCCAAGAAGCAAAACAACACCGCGCAGATGACCGTGGACACCAACAGTGTCGTAACGCAAATGTGGATGGAACGCAACACCCCATCCACGGCCAGCAGCGGCGAGTTGACCTACGGCAATCTTCCACCACCCGGTCAATCACCCCAGAAAGCGGTAGCGCACAACTACGTCGCGGTCTCAAACCGCCCCCTCTCCCGCATCCAAAACGACACCCGACTCTACAGCTCCACCCCGAACGTGGCCGCCATCAACCTCGCTGCGCAGCAGCTCCAGCAACTCCAGAATCAGCAACACCCACCCCCGCAAAACATCTACAACAGCGTGTACAACGGCAACGACGTGTACTCCACCATCGGCAGCGACATCTACGACACGGTGGCCGCCACCCCGGCCTCCTACTACGAGCGGGTTCCCGCGCCCGGAGGCCTGCAAATCTACAACAACGTCCAACCTGTCCTGTACGACGAAGTCAGTGACGACCTGTTGAGGCCAACGCGGCCAGCGCCGACGGCCCC CTCGTCGCAGCAGATCCAGCGCCGGTTGGATCGCCTCGCCCAGCAGGATCAACAGGTGGCCGCGCTGATGGGCGAACTGGGGGAGGAGGCTAGCGAGGCGGAAGCGCGCGATTCGCTGACGGCGGTCAACTGGGACCACACGCTGGCCGTGAGGCACTTTAAGATTGAGCGGTTGTGTCG